Proteins encoded within one genomic window of Halofilum ochraceum:
- a CDS encoding inositol monophosphatase family protein, translating into MQPMLNIAVRAARSAGDLIARRMERLDSIAVETKQRNDYVTEVDREAETRIIQTLQRSYPDHGILAEESGRQEGQQGNDYVWIIDPLDGTTNFLHGFPHFAVSIALANRGRLEQAVIYDPIRQDLFTASRGDGAALNDRRIRVSSRKGLEGALLGTGFPYRDDQPGDAYMAILREFMKQSAGIRRPGSAALDLAWLAAGRIDGFWEAGLQPWDIAAGALLVREAGGIVGDLWGGDDYMTSGNVLGANPKVFHAMKQVIDACSAEAPESR; encoded by the coding sequence ATGCAACCGATGCTCAACATCGCCGTGCGCGCGGCACGATCCGCCGGCGATCTGATCGCCCGGCGAATGGAGCGCCTCGACTCGATCGCCGTCGAGACCAAACAGCGCAATGATTATGTCACCGAGGTCGATCGCGAGGCCGAGACCCGCATCATCCAGACCCTCCAGCGCTCCTACCCCGACCACGGCATCCTGGCCGAGGAATCCGGGCGCCAGGAGGGCCAGCAAGGCAACGACTACGTCTGGATCATCGATCCGCTGGACGGTACCACGAACTTCCTGCACGGCTTCCCGCATTTCGCCGTGTCGATCGCGCTCGCCAACCGCGGCCGGCTGGAGCAGGCCGTCATCTACGACCCGATCCGCCAGGACCTGTTCACCGCATCGCGCGGCGATGGTGCCGCGCTCAACGATCGCCGCATCCGCGTCAGCAGCCGCAAGGGGCTGGAGGGCGCGCTGCTCGGTACCGGCTTCCCGTACCGCGACGACCAGCCCGGCGACGCGTACATGGCCATCCTGCGTGAGTTCATGAAGCAGAGCGCCGGGATCCGGCGCCCCGGCTCGGCGGCACTCGACCTCGCATGGCTGGCCGCGGGCCGGATCGACGGGTTCTGGGAGGCGGGGCTCCAGCCCTGGGACATCGCGGCCGGCGCCCTGCTCGTGCGCGAGGCCGGCGGCATCGTCGGCGACCTCTGGGGCGGCGACGACTACATGACCAGCGGCAATGTCCTCGGGGCCAACCCGAAGGTGTTCCACGCCATGAAACAGGTCATCGACGCCTGCAGCGCGGAAGCGCCAGAAAGCAGGTAA
- the secD gene encoding protein translocase subunit SecD, which produces MNRYPLWKYLLVVVVLLLGAVYALPNVFGQDPAIQVSVRDGELPGDAAGRVTSILDRNGIEVTEVRQREETLLVLLAEGDAQRPARAAANEALGDRYVVALNLVSAAPAWLRALGGDPVNLGLDLRGGVHFLLEVDMKAAITGALEQNMSDLRRYMRENDIRYRGISVEEEGIRIRFPDTAERDRAADALAGEYRDLEFEEGESESGTVLLADLSEEARQTERESALEQNVTTLRSRVNELGIAEPVVTQQGDRRIVVQLPGVQDTTRAKEILGATATLEFRLVHGSPGDWQQAASGGNVPYDAKLYERRNGQPILLKRDVIVTGDQINNASSSFDNQSGSPVTVVNLNNAGANRMQEVTAEHVGDQMGVVFIENTVTTEMVDGEAVKKRKRTEEVINVATIRDVLSHRFQIEGLSSTEARDLALLLRAGALSAPIEIIEERTIGPSLGQDNINQGVTSIIVGLVLVLVFMAVYYRTFGLVADLALVTNLMLMTAALSVLPATLTLPGIAGIVLTVGMAVDANVLIFERIREELANGNSIQASIHSGYNKAFGTIADANVTTLIAAIVLFAFGTGPIKGFAVTLSIGIITSMFTAILGTRAVVNLVYGGRRLSRIAI; this is translated from the coding sequence ATGAATCGTTATCCCCTCTGGAAGTACCTGCTCGTCGTCGTCGTGCTCCTGCTCGGCGCCGTCTACGCGCTGCCGAACGTGTTCGGCCAGGATCCGGCCATCCAGGTGTCCGTGCGTGACGGTGAACTGCCGGGCGATGCCGCCGGGCGCGTGACGTCCATCCTCGACCGCAACGGCATTGAAGTGACCGAGGTCCGCCAGCGCGAGGAGACGCTGCTGGTACTGCTGGCGGAGGGAGATGCCCAGCGCCCGGCGCGTGCGGCGGCCAACGAGGCGCTCGGTGACCGATATGTCGTCGCGCTCAACCTCGTATCGGCCGCTCCGGCCTGGCTGCGCGCCCTCGGCGGCGATCCGGTCAATCTCGGTCTCGATCTGCGCGGCGGCGTCCACTTCCTCCTCGAGGTCGACATGAAGGCCGCGATCACCGGGGCGCTCGAGCAGAACATGAGCGATCTGCGGCGGTACATGCGCGAGAACGATATCCGCTATCGCGGGATCTCCGTCGAGGAAGAGGGGATCCGGATCCGCTTCCCGGATACCGCGGAGCGGGACCGCGCGGCCGATGCGCTGGCCGGTGAGTATCGCGATCTCGAGTTCGAGGAGGGCGAGTCCGAATCGGGCACGGTGCTGCTGGCCGATCTCTCGGAGGAGGCCCGCCAGACCGAACGCGAGAGCGCGCTCGAGCAGAACGTGACGACGCTGCGCAGCCGGGTGAACGAGCTCGGCATCGCCGAACCGGTCGTCACGCAGCAGGGCGATCGCCGGATCGTGGTCCAGTTGCCGGGCGTTCAGGATACGACCCGCGCGAAGGAGATCCTGGGCGCGACCGCGACCCTGGAGTTCCGTCTCGTGCACGGTTCGCCGGGCGACTGGCAGCAGGCGGCCTCCGGCGGCAACGTGCCCTATGACGCCAAGCTCTACGAGCGCCGCAATGGCCAGCCGATCCTGCTCAAGCGCGACGTGATCGTCACCGGCGACCAGATCAACAACGCCAGTTCCAGTTTCGACAACCAGTCCGGCAGCCCGGTCACGGTCGTCAATCTGAACAACGCCGGCGCGAACCGCATGCAGGAGGTCACCGCCGAGCACGTCGGTGACCAGATGGGCGTCGTGTTCATCGAGAATACCGTCACCACCGAGATGGTCGACGGCGAGGCGGTGAAGAAGCGCAAGCGCACCGAGGAAGTCATCAACGTCGCGACGATCCGCGATGTCCTCAGTCACCGCTTCCAGATCGAGGGCCTGTCGAGCACCGAGGCGCGCGATTTGGCCCTGCTGCTGCGGGCGGGCGCGCTGAGCGCGCCGATCGAGATCATCGAGGAACGGACCATCGGCCCGAGCCTCGGCCAGGACAATATCAATCAGGGCGTGACGTCGATCATCGTCGGCCTCGTGCTGGTGCTCGTCTTCATGGCGGTGTATTACCGCACGTTCGGCCTGGTCGCCGATCTGGCGCTGGTGACCAACCTGATGCTGATGACGGCGGCGCTGTCGGTACTGCCGGCCACGCTGACGCTGCCGGGTATCGCGGGCATCGTGTTGACGGTCGGCATGGCCGTGGATGCCAACGTGCTCATCTTCGAGCGCATCCGCGAGGAGCTGGCCAACGGCAACAGCATCCAGGCGAGTATCCACTCGGGCTACAACAAGGCGTTCGGCACGATCGCCGACGCCAACGTGACGACGCTGATCGCCGCGATCGTGCTGTTCGCGTTCGGCACCGGCCCGATCAAGGGCTTCGCCGTCACGCTGTCGATCGGCATCATCACGTCGATGTTCACGGCCATTCTTGGCACGCGTGCCGTGGTCAATCTTGTTTACGGCGGGCGCCGGCTCAGCCGGATCGCGATCTAG
- a CDS encoding aminotransferase class V-fold PLP-dependent enzyme: protein MEAVYLDYASTTPVDDRVARRMADCLTRDGVFANPASRTHAPGRAAANAVEQAREQVATAINGDPRGLVFTSGATEADNLALKGVAGFQRDRGRHIVTAANEHKAVLDVCRALEFDGFEVTRVQPRGDGTVTPESIEGALRPDTVLVSVMHANNETGTINDIGAIARVVRGHGARFHVDAAQTGARLELDVEALDLDLVSLSAHKTYGPKGIGALWVRRRPRVRLLPQMHGGGHEHGLRAGTLATHQIVGMGEAFALAQSERDADRAHAEDLRARLFAQLDTLEGVRDNGAGAQRLPWTRNIAFTGVEGEALAAALADRVAVATGSACTSASTEPSYVLRAMGQPADQAAEAVRLSWGRMTTTEEMEHAARTLVDTVSRLRHGAAVA from the coding sequence GTGGAAGCCGTGTACCTCGATTACGCCTCCACGACCCCGGTTGATGACCGGGTCGCGCGCCGGATGGCGGACTGCCTGACGCGCGACGGTGTGTTTGCCAACCCGGCGTCGCGGACGCACGCGCCGGGTCGGGCCGCCGCGAACGCGGTCGAGCAGGCGCGCGAGCAGGTGGCGACGGCGATCAACGGCGATCCGCGCGGACTGGTGTTCACCTCGGGCGCGACCGAGGCCGACAATCTGGCGCTCAAGGGTGTGGCCGGATTCCAGCGCGACCGCGGGCGGCATATCGTCACGGCCGCGAATGAGCACAAGGCGGTGCTGGACGTGTGCCGGGCGCTCGAGTTCGACGGCTTTGAGGTCACGCGGGTCCAGCCCCGGGGCGACGGCACCGTCACGCCGGAGTCGATCGAGGGCGCGCTGCGCCCGGACACGGTGCTGGTCTCGGTGATGCACGCGAACAACGAGACCGGCACGATCAACGACATCGGGGCGATCGCCCGGGTCGTGCGCGGGCACGGGGCGCGCTTCCACGTCGACGCGGCGCAGACCGGCGCGCGGCTCGAGCTGGACGTCGAGGCGCTCGATCTGGATCTGGTCTCCCTGTCGGCCCACAAGACGTACGGCCCCAAGGGAATCGGGGCGCTCTGGGTGCGGCGCCGGCCGCGCGTGCGGCTGCTGCCGCAGATGCATGGCGGGGGGCACGAGCACGGCCTGCGGGCCGGGACGCTGGCCACCCATCAGATCGTCGGGATGGGCGAGGCGTTCGCGCTCGCGCAGTCGGAACGCGACGCCGATCGGGCGCACGCCGAGGATCTGCGGGCGCGGCTGTTCGCGCAGCTCGACACCCTGGAGGGCGTGCGCGATAACGGTGCCGGCGCGCAGCGGCTCCCGTGGACGCGGAATATCGCGTTCACCGGGGTCGAGGGCGAGGCTCTGGCCGCGGCGCTGGCCGATCGGGTGGCGGTCGCGACCGGCTCGGCCTGCACCAGCGCCAGCACGGAGCCGTCCTACGTCCTGCGCGCGATGGGCCAGCCCGCGGATCAGGCGGCCGAGGCCGTGCGTCTGTCGTGGGGGCGCATGACCACGACGGAAGAGATGGAACACGCGGCGCGGACGCTGGTCGATACCGTCAGTCGTCTGCGCCACGGCGCCGCGGTCGCATGA
- the secF gene encoding protein translocase subunit SecF has product MQWFKFERQFQFVGHRRRAFILSGALLLAALLSLAVQGLKFGIDFTGGYLIEAGFPEEVELQPIRDALEEAGFQDAQAQHFGARNDVLVRIAPQGETSSAELSDRVLRVLDTTFDMSADMRRVEFVGPQVGAELRDQGGLAMLIALLLILAYVAFRFEKRFAVGAVAALIHDVVIVVGVFSILQIEFDLPVLGALLAVIGYSLNDTIVVFDRIRENFRRQRRGTAEEVTNASINQTIPRTLMTSLTTLLVLLALLFLGGETIYGFAFALTVGVVIGTYSSIFVASTLLLATGLSRDDMMPVEKEGAQADSHP; this is encoded by the coding sequence ATGCAGTGGTTCAAATTTGAACGGCAGTTCCAGTTCGTCGGCCACCGGCGGCGGGCCTTCATCCTCTCCGGCGCGCTGCTGCTGGCGGCGCTCCTGTCGCTCGCCGTGCAGGGGCTGAAGTTCGGGATCGATTTCACCGGCGGTTACCTGATCGAGGCCGGGTTCCCGGAAGAGGTGGAACTCCAGCCGATCCGCGACGCGCTGGAGGAGGCCGGATTCCAGGATGCCCAGGCACAGCATTTCGGTGCCCGGAACGATGTGCTGGTGCGCATTGCGCCGCAGGGCGAGACGAGCAGCGCCGAGCTCTCCGACCGGGTCCTGCGCGTGCTCGATACCACCTTCGACATGTCCGCCGATATGCGGCGCGTGGAATTCGTGGGGCCACAGGTGGGGGCCGAGCTGCGCGATCAGGGCGGGCTCGCCATGCTGATCGCGCTGCTGCTGATCCTCGCGTACGTCGCGTTCCGTTTCGAGAAGCGTTTCGCCGTCGGCGCGGTCGCGGCACTGATTCACGACGTGGTGATCGTCGTGGGCGTGTTCTCGATCCTGCAGATCGAATTCGATCTGCCGGTGCTGGGTGCATTGCTCGCGGTGATCGGCTACTCGCTCAACGACACCATCGTGGTGTTCGACCGTATCCGCGAGAATTTCCGGCGCCAGCGCCGCGGCACGGCGGAAGAGGTCACCAACGCCTCGATCAACCAGACCATCCCGCGGACGCTGATGACGTCGCTCACGACGCTGCTCGTGCTGCTGGCGCTGCTGTTCCTGGGTGGCGAGACCATCTACGGGTTCGCGTTCGCGCTCACCGTGGGCGTGGTAATCGGTACCTATTCGTCGATCTTCGTGGCGAGCACGCTGCTGCTGGCGACGGGGCTGTCGCGCGACGACATGATGCCGGTGGAGAAGGAAGGCGCCCAGGCCGACTCCCACCCGTAA
- a CDS encoding Fe-S cluster assembly transcription factor, translating into MKLTTRGRYAVTAMLDLALHETGGPVALGDISARQDISLSYLEQIFSRLRRGGLVLSTRGPGGGYRLSRDAADISVAQVVDAVDENVEYTRCGGLENCQNQQRCLTHDLWASLSEHVRSFLDEVTLARLMERPAVREVAARQDAAPIHWADSPVELENR; encoded by the coding sequence ATGAAGCTTACGACGCGCGGCCGCTATGCCGTCACTGCCATGCTCGACCTCGCGCTGCACGAGACCGGCGGTCCCGTGGCGCTGGGCGATATCTCCGCCCGGCAGGACATCTCCCTGTCGTACCTGGAGCAGATCTTCTCGCGCCTGCGGCGCGGCGGGCTCGTGCTGAGCACGCGCGGGCCGGGCGGCGGTTATCGCCTCAGTCGCGATGCAGCCGACATCTCGGTGGCGCAGGTCGTCGATGCGGTGGATGAAAACGTCGAATACACGCGCTGTGGCGGGCTCGAAAACTGTCAGAATCAGCAGCGCTGCCTGACGCATGACCTCTGGGCGAGCCTGAGCGAGCACGTGCGCTCGTTCCTGGATGAGGTGACGCTGGCCAGGCTGATGGAGCGGCCGGCGGTACGCGAGGTCGCCGCGCGCCAGGACGCCGCACCGATCCACTGGGCCGATTCACCGGTTGAACTCGAGAATCGCTGA
- a CDS encoding RNA methyltransferase: MNARFVLVETSHPGNIGAAARALRVMDWHELVLVRPHAFPHADATAMAAGADDVLEGARVCETLEEALAGTGVVFGTSARRRRLDWPEHNARGAAEFAAAGGEPVAFLFGRERTGLTNEELDACHYLLHIPTAADYGSLNLAQAVQIVAYELRMATLANPEPEPPAEPMPAHEDLARFYEHLESSLTDIGFLDPDNPRLLMRRLRRFFARSRPTALELNILRGILKAAQWPERDTAAWRRARDSRTRPRGGTISERDDQE; encoded by the coding sequence ATGAACGCACGCTTCGTACTGGTCGAGACCTCCCATCCCGGCAATATCGGTGCCGCCGCGCGCGCCCTGCGCGTCATGGACTGGCACGAACTCGTGCTCGTGCGCCCGCACGCGTTCCCGCACGCCGATGCCACCGCGATGGCGGCCGGCGCCGATGACGTCCTCGAAGGCGCCCGGGTCTGCGAAACCCTGGAAGAGGCGCTGGCCGGCACGGGCGTCGTGTTCGGTACCAGCGCCCGCCGGCGCCGGCTCGACTGGCCGGAGCACAATGCCCGCGGGGCGGCGGAGTTCGCGGCCGCCGGCGGCGAGCCCGTCGCATTCCTGTTCGGGCGCGAGCGCACCGGCCTCACCAACGAGGAACTCGATGCCTGCCATTACCTGCTCCATATCCCCACCGCCGCGGATTACGGCTCCCTGAATCTGGCCCAGGCGGTGCAGATCGTCGCCTACGAGCTGCGCATGGCGACGCTGGCGAACCCCGAGCCCGAGCCGCCGGCGGAACCGATGCCGGCGCACGAGGATCTGGCGCGCTTCTATGAGCACCTGGAGAGCTCGCTGACCGATATCGGCTTTCTGGACCCGGACAACCCGCGGCTGCTCATGCGGCGGTTGCGGCGTTTCTTCGCGCGCAGCCGGCCGACTGCGCTCGAGCTCAACATCCTGCGCGGCATTCTCAAGGCGGCGCAGTGGCCCGAACGCGACACCGCCGCCTGGCGGCGTGCGCGCGACTCACGCACGCGGCCGCGTGGTGGTACGATATCCGAGCGTGACGATCAGGAATAA
- the pilW gene encoding type IV pilus biogenesis/stability protein PilW — protein MSGSRVLRSIAVLLLLVLAAGCASNPEPRYKTSLKEASRVNAQLGANYLQAGQLQRADDKLRKALDQDSENVDAHTAFALLNMRLDKPDEARDHFETALNLDPESPQIRNNYGTFLCGEGEHDEGIEQFLQAAENRLYDTPAYAYSNAGRCARAAGRDGEAREYFRQALELNPRLPSALIESAGLALEAGQPARAAEYFSRYSEVAQQGPETLWLGVRIERALGDRKGAEEYGLQLLRRFRDSEQAQQFLDTR, from the coding sequence ATGAGCGGTTCCAGGGTGTTGCGATCCATTGCCGTGCTGCTGCTGCTCGTGCTGGCCGCCGGCTGTGCCTCGAATCCCGAGCCGCGCTACAAGACGTCGCTCAAGGAAGCCTCCCGGGTGAACGCCCAGCTCGGGGCCAATTATCTGCAGGCCGGCCAACTGCAGCGCGCCGACGACAAACTGCGCAAGGCGCTGGATCAGGACAGCGAGAACGTCGATGCACACACCGCGTTCGCGCTGCTCAATATGCGGCTCGATAAACCGGATGAAGCGCGGGATCATTTCGAGACCGCGCTCAACCTCGATCCGGAGAGCCCGCAGATCCGTAACAACTACGGCACGTTCCTCTGTGGCGAGGGCGAGCACGACGAAGGGATCGAGCAGTTCCTGCAGGCGGCCGAGAACCGGCTCTACGATACGCCCGCCTACGCGTATTCCAACGCCGGGCGCTGCGCGCGCGCAGCGGGTCGTGATGGCGAGGCGCGCGAATACTTCCGCCAGGCACTGGAACTGAATCCGCGCTTGCCGAGCGCCCTGATCGAGTCCGCTGGGCTCGCCCTCGAGGCGGGTCAGCCGGCAAGGGCGGCCGAGTATTTCAGCCGCTACAGCGAAGTGGCCCAGCAGGGGCCGGAGACGCTCTGGCTTGGCGTGCGGATCGAACGGGCCCTCGGTGACCGCAAAGGGGCGGAGGAATATGGCCTTCAGCTCCTGCGGCGCTTCCGCGATTCCGAGCAGGCGCAACAGTTCCTCGATACCCGCTGA
- the rlmN gene encoding 23S rRNA (adenine(2503)-C(2))-methyltransferase RlmN — protein MSTHPVTFFSPGENADEVERTNLLDLDREGLRAFFVELGEKPFRAEQVMKWVYHYGVTDFDEMTNISRPLRERLSEIAEIRAPQVLNCQDSADGTRKWLFAIGGGNSIECVFIPDEDRNTLCISTQVGCALDCSFCATARAGFNRNLTVSEIVGQIWMANRSLLRDHPQGERGVSNVVLMGMGEPLLNMKAVVPALKLMIDDMAFALSKRHVTVSTSGVVPKMDRLHEAVDVSLAVSLHAPNDTLRDELVPLNKSHPLDELMAACWRWLADGNRKKHIMFEYVMLDGVNDRPEHAHELVSLLGNMPAKVNLIPFNPFEGSGYRRSSEEAIQRFAKILRDRGVFAIARRTRGDDIDAACGQLAGEVEDRSKRWRKFAEPRFGERA, from the coding sequence ATGTCCACGCACCCTGTAACGTTCTTTTCCCCCGGGGAAAACGCGGACGAGGTCGAGCGCACCAATCTGCTCGACCTCGACCGCGAAGGCCTGCGCGCGTTTTTCGTCGAACTGGGCGAAAAACCGTTCCGGGCCGAACAGGTCATGAAGTGGGTCTACCACTACGGCGTGACCGATTTCGACGAGATGACCAATATCTCGCGGCCCCTGCGCGAGCGGCTCTCCGAGATCGCCGAGATCCGCGCGCCGCAGGTGCTCAATTGCCAGGATTCCGCGGACGGCACGCGCAAGTGGCTGTTCGCGATCGGCGGCGGCAACTCCATCGAGTGCGTGTTCATCCCGGACGAGGACCGCAACACGCTGTGCATATCCACCCAGGTGGGTTGTGCGCTCGACTGCTCCTTCTGCGCGACCGCCCGCGCCGGCTTCAACCGCAACCTCACCGTCTCGGAGATCGTCGGCCAGATCTGGATGGCGAACCGCAGCCTGCTGCGGGATCACCCCCAGGGTGAGCGCGGGGTCAGCAACGTCGTACTCATGGGGATGGGCGAGCCGCTGCTGAACATGAAAGCGGTCGTGCCGGCGCTGAAACTGATGATCGATGACATGGCCTTCGCGCTGAGCAAGCGTCACGTCACCGTCAGTACCTCCGGGGTGGTGCCCAAGATGGACCGCCTGCATGAGGCCGTCGACGTGAGTCTGGCGGTATCGCTGCATGCGCCGAACGATACGCTGCGTGACGAGCTGGTCCCGCTTAACAAAAGCCACCCGCTCGATGAACTGATGGCGGCATGCTGGCGCTGGCTCGCCGATGGCAACCGCAAGAAGCACATCATGTTCGAGTACGTGATGCTCGACGGGGTCAATGACCGCCCGGAGCATGCGCATGAACTCGTATCCCTGCTCGGCAACATGCCCGCCAAGGTCAATCTGATCCCGTTCAATCCGTTTGAGGGTTCGGGCTATCGGCGTTCGTCCGAGGAGGCGATCCAGCGGTTCGCGAAAATCCTGCGCGACCGGGGCGTGTTCGCGATCGCCCGGCGTACGCGCGGCGACGATATCGACGCGGCCTGCGGCCAGCTCGCCGGCGAGGTCGAGGATCGCAGCAAGCGCTGGCGGAAATTCGCGGAGCCCCGTTTCGGGGAGCGCGCTTGA
- the yajC gene encoding preprotein translocase subunit YajC, whose product MDFLVQSAHAQAGGEAAGSPLMSLMLPILLLVVFYFLLIRPQQKRVKEHKQMVSELKKGDEVVTSGGLAGELTEVGDSFVQLQIAEGIEVQVQKQSVASLLPKGTLKN is encoded by the coding sequence ATGGATTTCCTGGTGCAGAGCGCGCACGCACAGGCCGGTGGCGAGGCCGCGGGTAGCCCGCTGATGAGCCTGATGCTCCCGATCCTGCTGTTGGTGGTCTTCTACTTTCTGCTGATTCGTCCGCAGCAGAAGCGTGTGAAGGAACACAAGCAGATGGTCAGTGAGCTCAAGAAGGGCGACGAGGTCGTGACCAGCGGCGGCCTGGCGGGCGAGCTGACCGAGGTCGGCGACAGCTTCGTGCAGCTTCAGATCGCGGAAGGGATCGAGGTCCAGGTCCAGAAGCAGTCCGTGGCGAGCCTTCTGCCCAAGGGCACCCTCAAAAATTAA
- the ndk gene encoding nucleoside-diphosphate kinase: MAVERTLSIVKPDAVSKNLIGEIYKRFEGAGLQIVAARMLHLTREQAEGFYAVHRERPFFNALVEFMTSGPVMVQVLEGEDAIAKNREVMGATNPEEADPGTIRADFATTIDANAVHGSDAPETARTEIAFFFSEEDVCPRTL, translated from the coding sequence ATGGCTGTTGAACGCACGCTCTCGATCGTCAAACCCGATGCCGTATCGAAAAACCTGATCGGCGAGATCTATAAACGCTTCGAGGGCGCCGGGCTGCAGATCGTCGCCGCCCGTATGCTCCACCTCACCCGGGAGCAGGCCGAGGGTTTCTACGCCGTTCATCGTGAGCGCCCGTTCTTCAATGCGCTGGTCGAATTCATGACCTCCGGCCCGGTCATGGTCCAGGTCCTGGAAGGCGAAGACGCGATCGCGAAAAACCGCGAAGTCATGGGCGCGACCAACCCGGAAGAGGCCGACCCGGGCACGATCCGCGCCGATTTCGCGACCACGATCGACGCCAACGCGGTCCACGGCTCGGATGCACCCGAGACGGCGCGCACGGAGATCGCGTTCTTCTTCTCCGAAGAGGATGTATGTCCACGCACCCTGTAA
- a CDS encoding HesB/IscA family protein, translating to MSITLTEAAVDRVERFIAKRGRGVGVRLGVRKTGCSGFAYVVDFADDVADGDHVFEHGKVKVVVAQDHLPYLDGTELDFARQGLNETFVFNNPNVRDECGCGESFTV from the coding sequence ATGTCCATTACGCTGACCGAAGCAGCCGTTGATCGCGTCGAGCGGTTCATCGCCAAACGTGGGCGGGGTGTCGGCGTGCGCCTGGGCGTGCGCAAGACCGGGTGCTCCGGCTTCGCGTACGTGGTCGATTTCGCCGACGACGTCGCCGATGGGGACCACGTGTTCGAGCACGGGAAGGTGAAGGTCGTCGTCGCCCAGGATCACCTGCCTTATCTCGACGGCACCGAACTCGATTTCGCCCGCCAGGGCCTCAACGAGACGTTCGTGTTCAACAATCCCAATGTGCGCGACGAGTGCGGTTGCGGGGAGAGCTTCACGGTCTGA
- the cysE gene encoding serine O-acetyltransferase, with translation MFDNIREDIDCVFERDPASRNRFEILTTYPGVHALLFHRLNHRLSNLGLKWLARMGSHIARFLTGIEIHPGARIGRRFFIDHGMGVVIGETTEIGDDCTLYHGVTLGGTTWNKGKRHPTLANNVVIGAGAKILGPITLGDGARVGSNAVVTKDIPAGSTVVGIPGRVVRKEAADAREKTREATARKIGFDAYGQRGEMPDPVANALNQLLDHIHIQDRRTEALCKALQEMGTQMPDVKMPDISPCDISLDDTGEDERPAAGERTSAGERTSADTGES, from the coding sequence ATGTTCGACAATATCCGCGAAGACATCGACTGCGTGTTCGAGCGCGACCCCGCGTCGCGGAACCGCTTCGAGATACTGACCACCTACCCGGGTGTGCACGCCCTGCTGTTCCATCGCCTCAACCATCGCCTGTCGAACCTGGGCCTCAAGTGGCTGGCGCGCATGGGCTCCCATATCGCGCGGTTCCTGACCGGCATCGAGATCCATCCGGGCGCGCGGATCGGGCGGCGGTTCTTCATCGACCACGGTATGGGCGTGGTGATCGGGGAGACCACCGAGATCGGCGACGACTGCACGCTTTACCACGGCGTGACCCTGGGCGGGACCACCTGGAACAAGGGCAAGCGGCATCCGACCCTGGCCAACAACGTGGTCATCGGGGCCGGTGCGAAGATCCTGGGTCCGATCACGCTGGGCGACGGTGCGCGGGTCGGTTCCAACGCCGTCGTCACCAAGGATATCCCCGCGGGTTCGACCGTGGTCGGTATTCCCGGTCGCGTCGTCCGCAAGGAGGCCGCGGACGCGCGCGAGAAGACGCGCGAGGCAACCGCCCGCAAGATCGGCTTCGACGCCTACGGCCAGCGCGGCGAGATGCCCGATCCGGTCGCCAACGCCCTCAATCAGCTCCTCGACCACATCCATATCCAGGACCGGCGGACCGAGGCCCTGTGCAAGGCGCTGCAGGAAATGGGAACCCAGATGCCGGATGTGAAGATGCCGGATATCAGCCCCTGCGACATCAGCCTCGACGATACCGGCGAGGACGAGCGTCCGGCCGCCGGCGAGCGCACCTCGGCCGGCGAGCGCACCTCGGCCGATACCGGGGAAAGCTGA